The genomic DNA TATTGATTTTGATTTTATGATCTCATTAATTCTTATAGATCCAGCAGATGCTTGAATCAATCCAACGATTAATCTTGTTATTTGCATAATTGGTCCAACCATTGTACCAATTCCACTTATAAATGATGATAAAGTTACTGCTAAATAGTTTGGATTGTCATAATACATTAATGCTGCTGCAACTACAATTGCAACTTGAATTGAACTTATTCCAACTGTAATCACAGTAATTATACTTGACTGAGTTGCTATTAGAGTTCTAGATTTTTTATTGTAATCAACATGTATTTTTTTAAATCTTTCAGTTTCATAGTTTTCAGTTCCACTTGCTTTAATTAATCTAATAGTTGCAATTCTATCAGTTACATCTCCATTAATATTTGTGATTGATTTTCTAACTCTTAAAGCAATTTTTTTAACTACTCCAAATGTAGTTATCAACACTCCAAATATTGATATCATTAATAAAATAACTACTCCTGTTAGTTTTAAATCAATTGTTGATAAAGTTGCAATAGATCCACAGAAAGTAAATAATGCTCCCATAAATGTAACAGGAACTTGTTGAGCTTGTTCTCCGATTATTTGAGTATCTGCAACAATTTTAGTAAGGATTTCTCCAATTTTTTTATCAGAATAATAACTCATATCTTGTTTTACAAGTCTTTCTAATGCTTTGTTTCTTAACTCAATCTCAATATTTTTTCCCATAATACCAGCGATATATTGGGTTAAATATGTTGTTATTCCTAATAATATAAACAATCCTAATTGTACATAAATTCATTCTACTCACCCTAAATGTAAGTTCCCAATTTCTGTATAAAAGTTTTTTGAGTTACTTAATAAATCAATATCACTATTGTTTAAAACATAACTGTCATCTCCTTTAAATTTAACTCCCTCTAGTTGTGCATTTAAATCCGCAACCGTTAAAGAATTACCTTGAGATTGGTATAAGTGAAAAATTTGTACCGCAGTTAAAGGTACTAATAAAATTTTCATCATATATTGAATAACTTTTGGACCCAAAACTGAAGTTCCAGATGAAATCGCTGCTATCAAAACTAAAATGATGGCTGTTCAAATATGTCTTGCTAAATAATGTCTTACAATTCCTAAAAAATTACTTTTAGGCTTTTTTTTGAAATATTCTTTTTCTGCTGCTTTTGTTTCTTTTAGATTAGGATCATCAAAAACTTTTTGCTCAGCTTCTTTTTCTTTTGTCATTTTTTCTCTCCTTTTTTTCATATAAAAAATTGTTTTTATTTATAAAAACATCATTTTAGATTAGTAAAAATAAAAATTATTTTCTTAAATCTCCATTATTATATTCGGTGAT from Spiroplasma tabanidicola includes the following:
- a CDS encoding ABC transporter ATP-binding protein; its protein translation is MTKEKEAEQKVFDDPNLKETKAAEKEYFKKKPKSNFLGIVRHYLARHIWTAIILVLIAAISSGTSVLGPKVIQYMMKILLVPLTAVQIFHLYQSQGNSLTVADLNAQLEGVKFKGDDSYVLNNSDIDLLSNSKNFYTEIGNLHLGWVEWIYVQLGLFILLGITTYLTQYIAGIMGKNIEIELRNKALERLVKQDMSYYSDKKIGEILTKIVADTQIIGEQAQQVPVTFMGALFTFCGSIATLSTIDLKLTGVVILLMISIFGVLITTFGVVKKIALRVRKSITNINGDVTDRIATIRLIKASGTENYETERFKKIHVDYNKKSRTLIATQSSIITVITVGISSIQVAIVVAAALMYYDNPNYLAVTLSSFISGIGTMVGPIMQITRLIVGLIQASAGSIRINEIIKSKSILNVSYDEETGEKIKNINGDIIFKDIEFAYPEKPEKIILPRFSFTFEHGKSYAFVGETGAGKSTVAKMLLRFYDPSKGQILINGKTDLRNVNLANYLDKVGYVEQEPQILYGNVFDNIKYGRFDATDEEVIEAAKKAELHSLIMTWPDGYKTILGERGMMLSGGQKQRLVIARMILKDPELLILDEATSALDNIVEKEIQKELDKLMVGRTSISIAHRLSTIKNCDQIIVLGRDQGVVQVGTFDQLKKQEGHFKKLYEAGLMD